In Harpia harpyja isolate bHarHar1 chromosome 18, bHarHar1 primary haplotype, whole genome shotgun sequence, a single genomic region encodes these proteins:
- the SERTM2 gene encoding serine-rich and transmembrane domain-containing 2 gives MTEIYFKFHGNLTGRIHFPTLATEVDTTADKYSSLYVYVGLFLTLLAILLILLFSMLLRLKHVISPITTSPESTENVQQFTDVEMHSRIPTT, from the coding sequence ATGACTGAGATTTATTTCAAATTCCACGGAAACCTGACTGGCCGCATCCACTTTCCAACTCTGGCTACAGAAGTAGACACAACAGCAGATAAATATTCCAGCCTCTACGTGTACGTGGGATTGTTCCTAACACTTCTGGCTATCCTTCTCATACTGCTTTTCTCCATGCTTTTGCGCCTGAAGCATGTTATTTCCCCAATCACCACGTCTCCAGAAAGCACTGAGAACGTCCAACAGTTCACAGATGTGGAAATGCACAGCAGGATTCCTACCACTTAG